From Spartinivicinus ruber, the proteins below share one genomic window:
- a CDS encoding DUF669 domain-containing protein yields the protein MASFGFNTGEYDPNAGFEVLPAGDYIAMLVEADIKANSKGTGQFINCKWLITEGEFANRNIFDAVNITHQNTMAEKLGRQRLSAIAHAIGIPDAQDTDQLLQKPCVLTLGMKRDDKYGEQNTIKKFTAYQFGMQQPASPGSYQQTAVPTMPPQNTTQQPVTQVPQQPMNVGGPNGQPVFNTPSSEQVAKIAV from the coding sequence ATGGCAAGTTTTGGATTTAATACAGGTGAATATGATCCTAATGCCGGATTTGAGGTATTACCTGCCGGTGATTATATCGCTATGTTGGTAGAAGCCGATATTAAAGCGAATTCAAAAGGCACCGGCCAATTTATTAACTGTAAATGGTTAATTACTGAAGGCGAGTTTGCTAATCGTAATATTTTTGATGCAGTCAATATTACTCACCAAAATACCATGGCGGAGAAATTAGGTCGGCAACGACTGTCGGCGATTGCTCATGCCATTGGGATTCCTGATGCGCAGGATACTGACCAGTTATTACAAAAACCCTGTGTGTTAACGCTTGGAATGAAGCGTGACGATAAATATGGTGAGCAGAATACCATTAAAAAATTCACGGCTTATCAGTTTGGCATGCAACAACCGGCATCACCAGGCAGTTATCAGCAAACAGCTGTGCCAACCATGCCACCTCAAAATACAACACAACAGCCGGTTACTCAGGTACCACAACAACCCATGAATGTAGGTGGTCCTAATGGTCAGCCTGTGTTTAATACGCCCTCATCTGAGCAAGTAGCAAAAATAGCCGTTTAA
- a CDS encoding oxidoreductase: MQIPDASNTTVNAIYQHYEKNADSGFRAHLGASIIGKECQRALWYDFHWCTPSNHSGQLLRLFETGQLAEARFAENLRAIGVQIHTVDPKTGLQYRVVACDGHFGGSMDGIGQGFPEAPKTPHVVEMKTHSEKSFKELEKKKVKESKPQHYTQMQVYMHLGGFERAFYIAVNKNTDELYGERVEYDQQHAREAIDKACNVIFSSAPPAKINEDPSWFKCKFCDHQAVCHQNKLPPVNCRTCMHSTPVANGQWLCERYQLNPTDEQQRWGCQSHMYNPHLLYPWAEVLDSGDYWYQFAIKATGEIITTGEAPEHYKSSELRAVSDLSLLNDKNVEAIRDHFDAKVVA, encoded by the coding sequence ATGCAAATTCCTGACGCCAGTAACACAACCGTTAATGCCATTTACCAACATTACGAAAAAAATGCTGATAGTGGTTTTCGGGCACACTTGGGCGCGTCCATTATTGGTAAAGAATGCCAACGGGCGCTGTGGTATGACTTTCATTGGTGTACCCCTAGCAATCATTCGGGTCAGCTATTGCGCTTATTTGAGACTGGCCAGTTAGCCGAAGCGCGCTTTGCTGAAAACCTAAGAGCCATTGGCGTACAAATCCATACCGTAGACCCAAAGACCGGTTTGCAATATCGGGTCGTGGCTTGTGATGGTCACTTTGGTGGCAGTATGGATGGCATTGGTCAAGGTTTCCCTGAAGCCCCAAAGACACCCCATGTCGTAGAGATGAAGACTCACAGCGAGAAGTCTTTTAAGGAATTAGAAAAGAAAAAGGTTAAGGAATCCAAACCCCAGCATTACACCCAAATGCAAGTCTATATGCACCTCGGCGGATTCGAGCGAGCTTTTTATATTGCCGTGAATAAAAACACTGACGAACTTTATGGTGAACGGGTTGAATATGATCAACAGCATGCCAGGGAGGCAATTGATAAAGCATGTAATGTGATTTTTTCGAGTGCACCACCGGCAAAAATTAACGAAGACCCGAGCTGGTTTAAGTGCAAGTTTTGCGACCACCAAGCCGTGTGCCATCAAAACAAATTACCACCGGTTAACTGTCGTACCTGTATGCATTCTACCCCAGTGGCCAATGGTCAGTGGTTATGTGAGCGTTACCAACTCAATCCGACCGATGAGCAACAACGCTGGGGCTGTCAGAGCCATATGTATAACCCACATCTGTTGTATCCCTGGGCGGAAGTACTGGATAGTGGGGATTACTGGTATCAGTTTGCTATCAAAGCCACAGGGGAAATCATTACCACTGGTGAAGCACCTGAACACTACAAGAGCAGTGAATTAAGGGCCGTTTCTGATTTATCACTATTAAACGATAAAAACGTTGAAGCGATCCGTGACCACTTTGATGCCAAGGTGGTGGCATGA
- a CDS encoding DEAD/DEAH box helicase, protein MKLRPYQQEAIQALIEYFHRATGNPLICISTGGGKSVVIAAWCQLVLNQFPNQRILILSHVKEILEQNYSKLKTLAPDVDMGIYSASLKRKDKDASVLFAGIQSVYSKAFDLGPFNLIIVDECHLINADKDTTMYSQFFTDAKKMNPNIKVIGFSATPYRMKSGLLTHGDNALFHEIVYETDIQQLIDDGYLSPLVTKGGRQKIDLTGVRTQNGDYATKDMEKAVNKDDLTDKALAEIMELGADRKSWLIFGVSVKHCLEIEEKLKKQGVSVGIVHGKTPNKLRDRIITLFKQGSIRCLISQGVLTTGFDAPRTDLIALLRSTKSAGLYVQILGRGLRISPETGKANCLVLDYGGNVERHGPIDQIKVRNAGKKKEPGEMPIKECPKCQLLIPCFEKECPDCGYIFPAQAPHKATASNKAVLSAMQQAEWYPVEAVFYQLHSKAFSNNSVKVTYQCGTEFFDEWVCFEHTGFPKHRALTWWVQRVGYQPPCPNDCDTALAYLNNNKIKTPSAIQVKPEGKYKKIINYEFLPETIKEMAYGN, encoded by the coding sequence ATGAAACTCCGACCTTATCAGCAGGAAGCGATTCAGGCACTGATTGAATACTTTCATCGTGCCACTGGGAATCCGTTAATCTGTATTTCCACTGGTGGCGGTAAGTCGGTGGTGATAGCCGCCTGGTGTCAGTTGGTATTAAACCAATTTCCTAACCAACGAATCTTAATACTCAGCCATGTAAAAGAAATCCTGGAGCAGAATTACAGCAAATTAAAAACCCTGGCCCCTGATGTGGATATGGGGATTTATTCGGCTAGCTTAAAACGCAAAGACAAAGATGCCAGTGTCTTATTTGCCGGTATCCAATCCGTGTATTCCAAAGCGTTTGACTTAGGTCCATTCAATTTAATTATTGTAGATGAGTGCCACTTAATTAACGCCGATAAAGATACCACTATGTACAGTCAGTTTTTTACCGATGCGAAAAAGATGAATCCCAATATTAAAGTGATTGGGTTTTCAGCCACACCGTATCGGATGAAATCAGGCTTATTAACTCATGGGGATAATGCTTTATTCCATGAGATTGTTTACGAAACCGATATTCAGCAATTAATTGATGATGGCTATTTATCGCCCTTAGTCACCAAAGGTGGCAGGCAGAAAATAGACCTGACTGGCGTACGGACTCAAAATGGCGATTATGCCACCAAGGATATGGAAAAGGCGGTTAATAAAGATGATTTAACTGATAAAGCCTTGGCTGAAATTATGGAGTTAGGTGCAGACCGAAAAAGCTGGTTAATCTTTGGGGTATCGGTAAAACACTGTTTGGAAATTGAAGAGAAATTAAAAAAGCAAGGTGTCTCCGTGGGGATCGTCCATGGTAAGACACCTAATAAGTTAAGGGATAGAATTATTACTTTGTTCAAACAAGGTAGTATACGTTGTCTAATTTCGCAAGGTGTTTTAACGACGGGATTCGATGCGCCTAGAACGGATTTAATTGCGTTATTACGTTCGACTAAATCCGCTGGGCTGTATGTGCAGATATTAGGGCGTGGATTACGGATATCACCCGAAACCGGCAAGGCTAATTGTTTAGTGCTGGATTATGGCGGCAATGTTGAACGCCATGGGCCGATTGATCAAATCAAAGTGAGAAATGCCGGCAAGAAAAAAGAACCGGGTGAAATGCCTATTAAGGAATGCCCCAAATGCCAGTTATTGATTCCTTGCTTTGAAAAAGAATGCCCAGATTGCGGGTATATTTTTCCCGCACAAGCCCCCCATAAAGCCACGGCCAGTAATAAAGCGGTTTTGTCTGCTATGCAACAGGCTGAATGGTATCCCGTGGAAGCGGTGTTTTATCAGCTGCATAGTAAGGCGTTTTCGAATAACTCAGTCAAAGTCACTTATCAATGTGGCACTGAATTTTTTGATGAGTGGGTTTGTTTTGAGCACACCGGCTTTCCAAAACACCGGGCATTAACCTGGTGGGTGCAACGGGTCGGTTATCAACCGCCATGCCCGAATGATTGTGATACGGCATTGGCCTATTTAAATAATAACAAGATCAAAACCCCATCCGCTATTCAGGTTAAACCGGAAGGCAAATACAAAAAAATAATTAATTACGAGTTTCTACCCGAGACAATAAAGGAAATGGCTTATGGAAATTAA
- a CDS encoding carbon storage regulator: MLALSRKYGQAIYIGNHIRISLGGFNRESARVGLAINEKLEIKEVPYERYQKLGDDITFFIRHKGGQVCFYFDAPRDVIILRSELEARNKKVKPEKSLNVA, translated from the coding sequence ATGTTAGCACTCTCACGAAAATACGGGCAGGCCATTTATATTGGTAATCATATCAGAATTTCATTAGGTGGGTTTAATCGGGAATCGGCCCGAGTAGGACTAGCAATCAATGAAAAACTAGAAATTAAGGAGGTGCCTTACGAACGTTATCAAAAGCTAGGTGACGATATTACCTTCTTTATTCGACATAAAGGTGGTCAAGTGTGTTTTTATTTTGATGCGCCGAGAGATGTCATCATATTACGCAGTGAGCTGGAAGCAAGAAATAAGAAAGTTAAACCCGAAAAATCATTAAATGTTGCTTAA
- a CDS encoding excisionase has protein sequence MQLKWVKLNRYLELSGDTRDAFANKQKKGVFLRDREYRTCSDGRVWVNLEAVEKWAQKSEPRRH, from the coding sequence ATGCAACTTAAGTGGGTTAAGCTAAATAGGTATTTAGAACTATCTGGTGATACTCGGGATGCATTCGCTAATAAACAAAAGAAAGGTGTTTTTTTACGTGATCGTGAGTATCGAACCTGTAGTGATGGGCGAGTTTGGGTAAACCTTGAGGCAGTAGAAAAGTGGGCTCAAAAAAGTGAACCGAGGAGGCACTAG
- a CDS encoding Arm DNA-binding domain-containing protein, producing the protein MSSKLPVGVSIRQNNRTESIQVAFSYRGVQCRETLRLKPNKANIKYAESLRSEIVSKINRGLFKYSEYFPESPRCKLFGEETRENITVAELLNEYTADLSRTVEPSTELRYRRSIEGQLLPEFGDILATELTPKRIRQWIKSKECKRKTIANHLIPLVKVLRLAVVDGIIAKSPMDSISLDDVVHKEARRSDYKIDPFTPTEIEILLKAMEGQVHNAYKFAFFTGVRTSELIGLMWNKVDLPRGKVLIDQAKVERQMKGTKTGEKGEREIALFPPALQAIQDQLKYTGEGEYVFHNPRTNQPWDDDQQIRKRAWMPAIKSTRLRYRNPYQTRHTFVCLMIARNENLFWIASQMGHQGIEMINRHYGKFIEEAGAQSSYEPNHDWGEFVVSSDV; encoded by the coding sequence GTGAGCAGTAAGTTGCCTGTAGGTGTCAGTATTCGGCAAAATAACCGAACAGAGTCTATTCAAGTTGCCTTTTCTTATCGTGGTGTTCAGTGTCGTGAGACGCTTAGGCTTAAGCCAAATAAGGCCAATATTAAATATGCTGAATCGTTGAGATCAGAAATCGTTAGCAAAATTAACAGAGGCTTATTTAAATACAGTGAATATTTTCCTGAATCACCTAGATGTAAATTATTTGGTGAGGAGACTCGTGAAAATATCACTGTAGCTGAATTGCTTAATGAGTATACCGCTGATTTATCTCGTACGGTTGAGCCCTCAACTGAGCTTCGTTACCGTCGCTCGATAGAAGGGCAACTACTGCCGGAGTTTGGTGATATATTAGCTACTGAGCTAACGCCTAAGCGTATTCGTCAGTGGATTAAGTCAAAGGAGTGTAAGCGTAAGACAATTGCCAACCATCTTATACCCTTGGTTAAAGTACTTCGGCTGGCTGTTGTAGATGGAATTATTGCTAAGTCACCTATGGATTCTATCTCGCTTGATGATGTAGTTCATAAGGAGGCTAGGAGAAGTGACTATAAAATTGATCCATTTACACCGACTGAAATTGAAATACTGTTAAAGGCCATGGAAGGGCAGGTACACAATGCATATAAATTTGCCTTTTTTACGGGTGTTCGTACCAGTGAGCTAATTGGCTTGATGTGGAATAAGGTGGATTTACCCAGAGGTAAAGTGCTGATTGATCAAGCTAAGGTAGAAAGGCAGATGAAGGGTACTAAAACCGGTGAGAAAGGGGAGAGGGAGATAGCTTTATTTCCGCCAGCATTGCAGGCTATTCAGGATCAACTGAAGTATACAGGGGAGGGCGAATACGTCTTCCATAACCCAAGGACTAATCAACCTTGGGATGATGATCAGCAAATAAGAAAGCGGGCGTGGATGCCTGCAATTAAAAGTACTAGGTTGCGTTACCGTAATCCTTATCAGACCAGACACACCTTTGTTTGCTTGATGATTGCCAGGAATGAAAACCTATTCTGGATTGCCAGCCAAATGGGGCATCAGGGTATTGAGATGATCAATAGACATTATGGCAAGTTTATTGAGGAAGCTGGGGCGCAAAGTTCTTATGAGCCTAATCATGATTGGGGGGAGTTTGTGGTGAGTTCAGATGTGTGA
- a CDS encoding GTP cyclohydrolase II, with protein MKVVRKSLGLDLVGTYQGLSLGAYEVTNQDGQLSFHAVVYNPLIFDTNLVPFFRINSACFSADIFGDNRCDCNYQLQQTMRFFLENPGLMIYHFNHEGRGVGFVNKIEAYKLMKKKNIDTFDAHKLLGLPEDSRNYYYAVLILNNLNINRVNLITNNPQKCTYLKTHGIDVLEVIPIVSQCKEHEACLSSKVIHQNHLHYKNLSPKISDLSLN; from the coding sequence ATGAAAGTAGTACGTAAGTCATTGGGATTAGATTTGGTGGGAACTTATCAAGGATTATCGCTAGGAGCATATGAAGTTACAAATCAAGATGGTCAATTGTCTTTTCATGCTGTTGTATATAACCCTCTTATTTTTGATACAAATCTAGTGCCTTTTTTTAGAATAAATTCAGCTTGTTTTAGCGCTGATATATTCGGTGATAATCGTTGTGATTGTAATTATCAGTTGCAACAAACTATGAGATTTTTTTTAGAAAATCCTGGTCTTATGATATATCATTTTAATCACGAAGGTCGAGGGGTAGGCTTTGTCAATAAAATAGAAGCATATAAACTTATGAAGAAAAAAAATATTGATACTTTCGATGCTCATAAATTACTAGGGTTGCCTGAAGATAGCCGGAATTACTATTATGCTGTTTTAATTCTAAATAATTTAAACATAAATCGAGTTAATCTTATTACGAATAATCCACAAAAATGTACATACTTAAAGACTCATGGGATTGATGTCTTAGAGGTAATACCTATAGTCAGTCAATGTAAAGAGCATGAAGCATGTCTTTCGTCAAAAGTTATTCACCAAAATCACCTACATTATAAAAACTTATCACCCAAAATATCTGATCTATCTCTTAATTAA
- a CDS encoding SDR family NAD(P)-dependent oxidoreductase, with the protein MQNHTLLLLGANSSLAGAFLKQKKKISPIYILGIDQHEKENFSQLSNYMQFNFSCTSMQDVWQNLPLDFTHELIFISCIGRFGHQGSQVQGQSPLLTKEVLEQININLVFVTSFCCELINRCINYNCKCRIVIVGSSASWVGSRDIGYGIAKAGLNGLVISLSKSFAVQGITVLGVNPGIFDSLMSRNVSVERQQCAIQSTHIKRAGQVEEIAKVVSYAAFEAPDYMTGAILPVNGGQYT; encoded by the coding sequence ATGCAAAATCATACTCTATTACTACTTGGCGCTAATAGCTCATTAGCAGGTGCATTTTTAAAACAAAAGAAAAAAATTTCTCCTATATACATATTAGGTATAGATCAACATGAAAAGGAAAATTTTTCACAGCTATCAAATTATATGCAATTTAATTTTTCTTGTACATCAATGCAGGATGTATGGCAAAATCTTCCATTGGACTTTACCCATGAATTAATATTTATCAGCTGTATAGGGCGGTTTGGTCATCAAGGGAGTCAGGTGCAAGGTCAATCACCGCTGTTAACAAAAGAGGTGCTGGAGCAAATTAATATCAACTTGGTGTTTGTAACATCGTTTTGCTGTGAGCTTATTAATCGATGTATTAATTATAACTGCAAATGTCGTATTGTAATTGTTGGGTCATCAGCTTCCTGGGTAGGTAGTAGAGATATTGGTTATGGTATTGCTAAGGCAGGTCTAAATGGATTGGTGATTAGTTTGTCAAAGTCATTTGCTGTTCAGGGAATCACAGTGTTAGGAGTGAATCCAGGAATTTTTGATTCTTTAATGTCAAGAAATGTCTCAGTTGAGCGTCAACAGTGTGCTATTCAGTCAACACATATAAAACGGGCAGGTCAGGTTGAGGAAATTGCAAAGGTAGTTAGCTATGCGGCATTTGAGGCACCTGATTATATGACAGGTGCTATTTTACCTGTTAATGGAGGGCAATATACTTAA
- a CDS encoding SLOG cluster 4 domain-containing protein, whose protein sequence is MIIGVFGSAAGISTGLEQQAILLGQFIAEAGATLITGACQGLPYAAIKGAKKYNGGTIGCTAVTHEKLHESIMGTSVSYYDQLIYIPNDFTHKQIHQVCLKYRNVVAVSHCDAAVFISGRWGTLNEFTIAYDIGKPIGVLTGSGGMTEFLPSLLEAFQKPSESRLYFNEQPKLLIQQLIEDHQMNKQKINH, encoded by the coding sequence ATGATTATTGGAGTTTTCGGTTCAGCTGCAGGAATCTCTACAGGATTAGAGCAACAAGCAATACTTCTTGGTCAGTTCATCGCAGAAGCCGGTGCAACACTTATTACTGGAGCCTGCCAAGGACTACCTTATGCAGCAATAAAAGGTGCTAAAAAGTATAATGGCGGAACGATTGGATGTACTGCTGTCACGCATGAAAAGCTTCACGAGTCAATAATGGGCACTTCTGTAAGTTATTATGATCAGCTCATTTATATTCCAAATGATTTTACACATAAACAGATACATCAAGTTTGCTTAAAGTATCGTAATGTAGTTGCAGTAAGCCACTGCGATGCAGCTGTTTTTATAAGTGGTCGATGGGGAACTCTCAATGAATTTACAATTGCTTATGATATTGGTAAACCAATTGGTGTACTTACTGGCAGTGGTGGTATGACTGAATTTCTCCCAAGTTTACTTGAAGCATTTCAAAAGCCAAGTGAAAGTCGTCTATATTTTAACGAACAGCCAAAATTGCTTATTCAGCAACTTATTGAAGATCACCAAATGAATAAGCAAAAAATCAATCATTAA
- a CDS encoding YcxB family protein — MFQNNMNTEYSITEDDYVRAMKLFSKITTKAAVIYLIIIGVAVIAAIFGSPVIKGSAIGGLVGGGSVAIVMRFLINPILSRRDYRKYKAIQEPIKIHLLNEGVQFSASDGEGIVRWEQVHKWRQNDDYLLIYPMPGLYHIIPKSIAESGFDLSGLITTLHEKVGNEA; from the coding sequence ATGTTTCAGAATAATATGAATACAGAGTACTCAATTACAGAAGATGATTATGTGAGAGCAATGAAGCTGTTCTCAAAAATTACAACAAAGGCTGCTGTAATATACCTAATAATAATAGGTGTAGCAGTTATAGCTGCAATTTTTGGTTCGCCAGTTATTAAAGGTAGTGCAATAGGTGGATTAGTAGGTGGTGGTAGTGTTGCGATAGTGATGAGATTTCTTATAAATCCAATTCTTTCTAGAAGGGATTATAGAAAATATAAAGCAATTCAAGAGCCGATAAAGATTCATTTATTAAATGAAGGGGTTCAATTTTCCGCATCAGATGGGGAAGGTATTGTCAGATGGGAACAGGTGCACAAGTGGCGTCAAAATGACGATTACTTACTAATATATCCAATGCCAGGGCTATACCACATTATTCCTAAATCAATTGCTGAAAGTGGTTTTGATTTAAGTGGGCTGATTACAACATTACACGAAAAGGTAGGCAATGAAGCATAA
- a CDS encoding site-specific integrase, whose product MTSSLPRGIRIRKHKQSESILIAFMYRGVECRETLKLKPTRANLRYAEALRAEIIGKIERHIFKYSDYFPESPRCKVFGECTRVNTTVAELLKEYINDLHRTVEPSTALRYKRSIEGQLLPEFGEILVTELTPKHIREWVKSKNCKRKTIANHLIPLVKALRLAVVDAIIPRSPMDAISLDDFIHKDARVSNFKVDPFKPAEIQQLLESMEGQVKNAFQFAFYTGVRTSELIGLTWDKVNLKGKSVLIDQAKVEGLLKGTKTGTKGERLIHLFPSAISALESQFNYTNNNDFVFHNPRTNQAWKNDQQIRKCAWIPAIKKSGLRYRNPYQTRHTYACLLIARNENLFWIASQMGHQGIEMINRHYGMFIEEAGDDNKYKPNYEW is encoded by the coding sequence ATGACCTCATCGCTTCCTAGAGGAATAAGGATAAGAAAACATAAGCAATCAGAGTCTATTCTGATTGCTTTCATGTATAGAGGGGTTGAATGTAGAGAAACCCTAAAGCTAAAGCCAACTAGAGCAAATTTACGTTATGCTGAAGCGCTTAGAGCAGAAATTATTGGGAAAATAGAACGTCACATATTTAAATACAGTGATTACTTTCCAGAATCCCCACGGTGTAAAGTATTTGGTGAATGTACTCGAGTAAATACTACAGTTGCAGAGTTACTAAAAGAATATATCAATGACCTTCACAGGACTGTAGAGCCTTCAACAGCTCTGCGCTATAAACGGTCTATTGAAGGTCAGCTACTTCCAGAGTTTGGAGAAATTCTCGTTACAGAGCTTACACCGAAACATATTCGTGAATGGGTTAAATCGAAAAATTGTAAGCGTAAAACCATTGCCAACCACCTTATCCCCTTAGTTAAGGCACTTCGGCTGGCTGTTGTAGACGCTATTATTCCCAGGTCACCAATGGATGCAATATCTCTTGATGATTTCATTCATAAAGATGCTAGAGTCAGTAATTTTAAAGTCGACCCTTTTAAACCTGCAGAAATACAACAGCTACTGGAAAGCATGGAGGGACAGGTAAAAAATGCTTTTCAGTTTGCTTTTTATACAGGGGTTAGAACTAGTGAACTCATAGGACTTACTTGGGATAAAGTTAACTTAAAAGGCAAGTCTGTTTTGATTGACCAGGCTAAAGTAGAAGGTCTACTCAAAGGCACCAAAACAGGTACCAAGGGTGAAAGATTAATACATCTCTTCCCTTCTGCTATATCAGCCCTAGAATCTCAGTTTAACTATACGAACAACAACGATTTTGTGTTTCATAATCCACGAACAAACCAAGCCTGGAAAAATGATCAGCAAATTAGAAAATGTGCTTGGATTCCTGCGATAAAAAAAAGTGGCCTACGCTATCGGAACCCGTACCAAACTAGGCATACCTACGCATGCCTTCTTATAGCAAGAAATGAAAACCTATTCTGGATAGCAAGCCAAATGGGCCACCAAGGCATTGAGATGATTAACAGGCATTATGGAATGTTTATTGAAGAGGCTGGAGACGATAATAAATACAAGCCTAATTATGAGTGGTAG
- a CDS encoding excisionase, which translates to MQLKWVKLKKYLELSGDTRDAFVNKQKTGMFLRDREYRTCSDGRVWVNLEAVEKWAQKSEPRRH; encoded by the coding sequence ATGCAACTCAAATGGGTCAAATTAAAAAAATACCTTGAACTATCTGGTGATACTCGTGATGCATTTGTTAACAAACAAAAAACCGGTATGTTCCTCCGAGACAGAGAGTATCGTACTTGTAGTGACGGGCGTGTATGGGTCAACCTTGAAGCGGTAGAAAAATGGGCTCAAAAAAGTGAACCTAGGAGGCATTAA
- a CDS encoding helix-turn-helix transcriptional regulator, which translates to MDSSIPATNCITDGHWQANLNNPYLAPREIKYCIGLLSGKTDKVIAREQGVEPSSVSNRIKNVHYKLNTHNRAHLVAELIRLKIVSPLLIVLSFFALPELPRVVKDDPNKPRPVRIAQRSVRRQETFSTLSV; encoded by the coding sequence ATGGACAGCTCAATACCTGCAACTAACTGTATTACCGATGGCCACTGGCAAGCCAATCTAAATAACCCATACCTAGCCCCGCGTGAGATTAAATATTGCATAGGGCTACTGTCGGGTAAGACAGATAAAGTCATTGCCAGAGAGCAAGGGGTTGAGCCCAGCTCAGTCAGTAATCGAATTAAAAATGTACACTACAAGTTAAACACCCATAACCGTGCACATTTAGTGGCTGAGCTGATCCGGCTAAAAATTGTGAGTCCATTACTGATTGTATTAAGTTTTTTCGCATTACCTGAATTACCCCGAGTTGTTAAAGATGACCCTAATAAACCCAGGCCCGTGCGGATAGCACAACGGTCTGTTAGACGACAAGAAACGTTCAGCACGTTAAGCGTGTAA
- a CDS encoding helix-turn-helix domain-containing protein, with translation MSEIWKKLRARRRELDLTQKEVADYCEVSVTSVSQWESQAPERQAFPRQDKIQKLSEILQVDTNWFYSDDEDSIFSAVSILEEDEYQKAKAKVNERQMSSLWSKLRKRRKELNLTQGEIAKYCEVSLAAVGKWESKDPETRAYPKRNKLQKLSEVLKVNHLWLLDGNESLSATQEHTDKISSNSISPDPAFWQEQMRIINTYTDLVAKNKLTPADLKILDALAEYIINR, from the coding sequence ATGAGTGAAATCTGGAAAAAACTTAGAGCGCGACGCAGAGAGCTAGATTTAACTCAAAAAGAAGTCGCAGACTATTGCGAGGTTTCTGTGACTTCAGTTTCTCAATGGGAGTCACAAGCCCCTGAAAGACAAGCCTTTCCCAGACAAGACAAAATACAAAAACTAAGTGAAATATTACAAGTTGATACTAATTGGTTTTACTCAGATGATGAGGATTCAATATTCTCAGCTGTATCTATTCTTGAGGAGGATGAATACCAAAAAGCTAAAGCCAAAGTAAATGAGCGTCAGATGAGTAGCCTTTGGTCGAAACTTCGTAAGCGCCGAAAAGAGTTGAACCTAACACAGGGTGAAATAGCTAAATACTGCGAAGTATCTTTAGCTGCAGTTGGTAAATGGGAGTCCAAAGATCCTGAGACAAGGGCTTATCCTAAACGGAATAAGCTACAGAAGCTAAGTGAAGTTTTAAAAGTAAACCACCTTTGGTTACTTGATGGAAATGAAAGCTTGTCTGCAACTCAAGAACATACCGATAAAATTTCCTCGAACTCTATATCTCCTGATCCTGCTTTTTGGCAAGAACAAATGAGGATCATAAACACTTACACAGACCTCGTAGCTAAAAACAAGCTTACACCTGCAGACTTAAAAATCCTTGATGCTTTAGCAGAATATATAATCAATAGATAA